The nucleotide window AATAAGCTGATTTCAGACCGGACATTGTATTAGTACATTCCTGTTGCATAATCTGAATAATCATTGTCACAGTGTCTGTCGCAACCCGATACATTTTTACATTGGCGTCCATAGCACGCACAGGTTCAACGTGATTTCCTGTGAGTTTTTCAAAGCCAGGAAGCAAAGAATTGAATTCAATGGTTTTATCAGCAATTTTCAAACTCCATTCGGGATCATTGCCATTGCCTCTAAAATAAATGCCTTTTTCTAAATTCTCCTTTTGCTGTTGATAACCAAAATAAGGGATTTTTACAACTTCATTTGAGGTTGATACAGTACTTTTACAACTGATAATTAATAGGGTAATTGCGAATAATTGAATGCATTTTTTCATGAATTTCAATCTTTAATCTCTTTAGGTTTAATTCCTCGAAACTCTGCTTCGGTTTTTTTTGCCACAGATTCACAGATTAAAAAGGATTTTTAAAAATCTATAAATCTGAGGTTACTATTTAGTTAATACCTCTGGGGCTCTGCCCCGAGGTAGTTTATTGGTTTCAGATTTGGGTTTAAAACCCTGCAATTTATTGCAGTACTTTAGTAATGCGAAAAAATATAATCCTCCGCTTTTAATATTGTTAAGCGAGTTTTCAAAATGGAGAGACTTTCAGTCTCTCGTAAAACAAACCTCTGCACTTTCAGTGCAGAGTGGTTTAGTTTAAATCGAAAATTACTCAAATTTTCCGTCCACATAAAACCAGTTGCCATTTTCCTGTTTAAAAGTCGAAAACTCATAATGCACTTGGTTTGCATTATTTCCATCAACAAAATAAGCTTTAAACTCGACTGTGTCTTCTGTAAACGAAATGATTTCCAATTTTTGCCATTTATTGGCTGTCGCCCAATGCAAAACATCTTCTTTCGAATAATATTCTCTTTCGCTAATATGCGTTGTTGCCAATAAATAATCAACTTGGTGCGTGGCATAGGCAGAATATCGTGATTTCATCAAAGCCAAGGCTGTTGGTGCTTTTTCAGCTCCGCTAATGTAACGGTTACAGCAAGATTCGAAAGATTCCGAAGAACCACAATAACATTTTTGAGAAGTCATAAAATCAAACCTAAATTAATTTTGTCCGTTTAGCTGAACAATTCTTTGCTGCAATTGATTCAACAAAACTTGATATTTGCTGATTTCGATTAGTTCCTCATCTTCTTCGGCATGATCCAGTAGCTCGTCCAGTTCTTTGCTAATGTCAACCAATTTATTATTGGCTTCTTTGGCATTTTTATTGGCAATCAAATCAATGATTTCCTGAACTCCGTTTTTTAATTCGCTGAATTTATTTTTATCCATATTGTATTAATTTACAGTGTCATCCGAAGATTTACCTTCGTTGAACTTTTTAGTTATTTGTTTCAATTTTTCCTTTCGGGCTATTTCGGCCTGTTTTGCTTTTGCTTGCGCTTTATGCAGTTTGTCGTTATGTTTTTTGATATTTTTTTCGTTGTTTCGGCTCATTATATCAGTACTTTTTTAGGTTTTATGCTAATACGATTCATTTTTCAAACGGAATTAGACTAAAATAACAGCAAAGTTCGTTTATATTATCATAATCTTAATCATTTTTATTTTTGCAAAAGCGAAATTTAAAGGCTCTTAGATCATAATAAAATTTATTTTTTTCGGCAGAAATACTAACTTTGCTTCGTAAAAATCGGATTTTTATTACTTTTATTTTCAATCTTTCTTAACGGTGCGTAATGAAAATCAAAAATAACAAATACATTGATTGGTTTCTGACTAAACCGAAGACTACAGGATTTATAATTTTTTTAATCCTAAGTGTTGGTGTTGCATTTACAATTTTTCAACGTATACAAATTATTAGAGAAAATGAGCATCGTGCTATGCGTTCAACTCTTGAAAATTTGCATCAAAATATTGATCAGTCTCTTAAGAACTGTTATACAACTACTCTCACACTTGCCTTGACAATAAATGACAATGGCACACCAGAGAATTTTGATTCCATAAGTGCTCAGCTTATCGCATCGAATAATAGTATTAGTGCTGTTCAACTTGTTCCAAACGGAATTATAAAATATGTTTACCCTCTGAAGGGAAATGAATCGGCCTTAAATCTCAATCTTTTTAATACTCCAAGTGTTAAATATGAGGCATTAAAATCTATAGCAAATAAGAAGATGTATTTTGCTGGTCCATTAGTTTTAAAGCAAGGCGGGATTGGAATTGTTGGTAGATTGCCAGTTTATAAAAAAAATAAATTTTGGGGTTTCTCTGCTGTTGTGATTAAATTTCAAGATTTATTAAGGAAATCTGGAATTAAATCGATTGATACCAGTAAATATTATTTTCAATTTTCAAAAAGAAATCCTAATACCCAAAAAGAAGATTTTTTTCTCCCAATTCAGAAAGATGTTTATGAAAATGAACAAATTTCTACAACAATTCCAGATGGAAATTGGAAATTATATTTATTTGCAAAGAAGCAAATTTATTCCTACTCAGATCTTTTTATACCTTCAATATTGGGATTTATTTTAGCATTTTTATTGGGTGTTTTTGTAACTAACTTATTGGATAGACCCCAACAATTGCAACAATTGATAGATATTCAAGAAAAAATGATTTTAGACAATGAAATAAAATTTAAAACAATTTTTGACAGAGCTCCTGTAGGTATTGCCCTTGTAGATGCAAACACAGGCAGTTTTTTAGAAATCAATAGTAAATTTTGCGAACTGATTGGGTATTCTGAGGAAGAAATGAAAACTAAAGATTACCAATCAATTACACATCCAAAGGACTTACTGTCAAACGAATTGGTCGCCACTGAACTTCAAGAGGGCAAAATTTCAGAGTACAAATTAAAAAAAAGGTATATAACTAAATTTGGAAAAATTATTTGGACTAATTTAATTGTTACTTCCCTTACTAAAGCAAATAAAAAATTAAATACAAACATTTCAATTGTTGAAGATATTACTTTGCAGCATCAAATTTTAGAGGATCTTAAGAAGAATGAGAAACAATTTAAGAGTTTATTTAAAAGTTCTCCAATCCCATTATGGGAGGTCGATTTATCTTTAGTTAAAAATTATCTCAAAGATTTAAACCTTATTAATAAAAGCTCTATAAAAGTAACTTCCTATTTTGAGCAAAATCCGGAAGTAGTAAGAAAATGTTTTTCACTAGTTAAAATTACGGCAGTGAATTATAAATGTCTGCAACTTTTAAATATAACAACGAAAAATGAATTAATTGCGAATTTGGAACAAGTACTCCATACAGATACATTAAATGACTTTATTAAGCAGTTAATTGCCATCATCGAAAACGATAATCAATTAGCTTATGATACTAAAATTATAAATAGTAACGGGGAGGCGATTGATATTCATTTTACATGGAATGTTATAAAAGGACATGAAAAAACATTCGAACGTGTAATTATTTCAACCGAAGATATTACATCTCGAAAAAGACATGAAAAGTTAATTATTGACTCTAGAAAGAAAGTTGAGTCCTTAATAAATACTATAGATGGAATTGTTTGGGAGTGTGATATAGAGACTTTTATGTTTACTTTTGTAAGTAAAAAAGTAGAACAAATTTTGGGATATACCTCCGAAGAATGGATTAATGAACCTGACTTTTGGAAAAATCATATTCATCCAGAAGACAGAGATTGGGCTCTTGAGTATTGCTCTTTAAAAACAAAAGAACTTTTAAATCATGATTTTGAATATCGAATGATTTGTAAAAATGGTGCTGTCATTTGGTTAAGAGACATGGTGAATATTAATTTTAGAAATGGAAAAGCAGTTAGCCTAGAAGGAATAATGATTGATATCACAAAATCAAAAAATATTGAAAACGAATTGAGTAACTCATTTAATTTGGTATCCAAGCAAAATGAAAGATTGTTGAATTTTTCCTATATCATTTCACATAATTTAAGATCACATACAAGTAATATAGCTTCGATAATATCATTAATTAAAGCTTCTGAAAACGAGCAAGAAAAACGCCAACTAATGGAATTGTTGATTTCGGTTTCAGATCTATTAAATGAAACAATGGTTCACCTAAATGAAGTAATTAACATAAGAACCAATATTGGTTTAGCGACTGAGCAATTAAATTTAAAAGCTTTTGCTGATAATGCAACAAAAATATTTTCCAAACAACTACTATCAGAAGAGGTAGTAATTAGAAATTTAATTCCGCAAAAAACAACTATAATTTACAATCCAGCCTATTTAGAAAGTATTCTTTATAATGTAATTTCGAATGCAATAAAATATAGTTATCCTGATCGCAAAACGATTATAACCTTAAAGTGGTTAAAGGAAAAAGATAAAAATATCCTTCAAATTTCAGACAATGGTATCGGTATTGATTTAGCAAAAAACGGAAATAAAATTTTTGGGTTGTACAAAACCTTTACTAATGCCCCCAATTCAAAAGGAGTTGGATTGTTTATTACAAAAAATCAGATAGAAGCAATGGGAGGAACTATAACTGTCGAAAGTGAGCCCAATGTAGGAACAACATTTAAAATTGAAATATTATGAGCTTAAAAACAATATGGGTGATAGATGATGACCCAATTTATCAAATTATCGTTAACAAAATAATTAGTAAATCAGAACTGTTTTTGAGCTTTTCAAGTTTTGAAAACGGTAAGATAGCGATAGATACACTAAAAAAAATGTTAGATAAAAATGAAGTTTTGCCTAATATTATACTTTTAGATATTAATATGCCTATTATGGATGGATGGGAATTTATGGATGAAATGGTGCTATTAAAATCTAAAATCAATAATCCAATACAAATATATATTGTTAGTTCATCTATTGCATTAGAAGATAAAAATAAAGCTAAAGAATACCCTGAGATTATTGCTTATTTATCAAAGCCCATTACTACAAATGATTTAATATTAATAGCGGCAAGCAATTAAATGAGTTCCTTTTTTATTTCTTCCAAAGTTTTCTCTGTAAAAATTAATTCCTCAATAATTTCTTTTCTCAAAACATCGATATCATCATAATCAAAATATTTTGCCCACGAAGTCAGTTCAAATAAATTCCGAATCTGCTTAATTCTTTTTGCGGTTGCAAAACTTGTCCTCAATATCGCTTTAGAATCATAATTCGGATTGTTTCGGTGCTGATAATTGACTGTTTTCTTAACATAATCGGCTTCCAAATAATACAATTCCTCTTTCTCATTATCAGGATAAAACTCATTCCAGCGTGCAAAACCAATTTTAAATTTCGAACTCGTCTCCGGTTCCATTGGGACTAACCTCCATTTGCTGTTGGCCAAACGCCCCCAATGGTTCGATAATCGATACATGCCTTCTTCGGTATAATAATACTTACTGCCGGATTGGCTATCATATTGCACCGGCATTCCGGCAATCCGATCGTGCATTACCTCGTGAAAAACGCAAAATGTATTTTTGAACGACCTTGGGCTAGGGCGAAATATTTTTTCCATAAAACAAAGGTAGCCACAAACTGCGGTAAGTACCAAATCAATTCAAAATCTAAAATAATTATGGGGTGCCACCGTCCCGATAAAAGGGCTATTCTCTTTGTACTTACACGCCCTTTTATCGGGACGCTGTCGGGCTATCCGCGCTACTTTGGTAGCTTGCTTCTATCCCTCACCCGCTCGTAATCAATTTTTATGTTAAAAATCGAATTTTCCATTCCCGAAAAGCATTTCAATTTCCGTCAAAACACCAATTTCTGCTTATATTAATTAACTTTGCAGCAAAAATCATTTTAAAACAAAGAAAATGGCCAAATCATCAGAAGAAAAAATGCCGCAAAAAGGCGTTTTTACAGGAATAATGGAACAGGACGAAAATAAGAATTACTTTTGCGGTGAATATCTTTTGGATTTCAAAATGGCCCAAAAATATAATCTTGGCGATTGGATTACGATAAAAAGTGTCATCGAAAACCCAAGCGACATCAGTTACAAGAAATATCCCAAAAAATCCAGAAACTTTGACAAAGCTAATAAAAAGCCTGAATAATAGGTTTTTAGGTTTTAGAAATCACTGAAAAAATCAAAAAGTACTTTTTTTGATTTTTTTTTTGCCCCAAACTAAAAACTTAAAAAAAAGTGTACCTTTGCAAAAAATTTCAAAAAAGAGCCAGAATTAATTTGGTTTGAATTTAAAAGACAAGCAGTTACCTTATTTATGAAAAAAATAGTTGAATACCGCAAGCTACTTAACGTTGATAAAACAGTAGAACTTAAAGATTTAAAAACCATCTATCGTAATGCGATGAAAGATGCGCATCCCGATAAATTTCAAGGTGATGAAGCCGGTTTGAAAGAAGCTGAAGAAAACAGTAAAAAAATAATTGAAGCTTATCACTTCTTAGTGAGTATCAATCCAGCGACAATTAAGCAACTTTTACCTGAATATACTGAAACGATTAGTACATCAACAATCACAGACTATAAATTTGTAGAGGGAAGATTGATTGTTAATTTCGCAAATGGAAGTATTTATGAATATATTAGTGTTCCTAAAGCGACTTATGTGAAAATGGTAAACGCTGATTCTCCGGGAAGATTTGCAAAAAGACACATCTTTAATGCTTATCCTTGGAGAAAAACCACAACCCAAGAATAATTTTTTTAATAATTATATAGAAAAGCGCTCTTTTAAAGGGCGTTTTTTTTTGAAATTATATAATATTTAGGTCATATTCATAAATATCAAAATTACAGTCGATTAGTATTTCTTTAACAAGTTTTTTATTAAATTTGTTGACCCTAATTAACTAAAACCTGACCAAAAAAAATGAATGACCGTATTAACAGGTACAAAAGGCAGTATAAAAATGCCCTTAGAACCTACGAAAAATTGCAAATTACAAAAGACGAAATTAATTTTAAACTTGAATCAAATCCTGTTTGTTCGTATCTGCACAAAGATTTAAGAAAAGTCAATTTAGACATTACAATAACCCTGAATGAGATAGAACATATCGAATCATATCTCTTTGATTCAGCTCCTAAAAGTAACTAATTAAAAGTGTATTGGATTTATAGCCTCTTTATTACTTTTATAAAGTGTAAATAATTCAATTTTTTCAAATTATAAACACAGAACAATTTGGTCTGTAATAACTTATGTTGCCTTGAAATTATAACATAAATTTAGGTACTAAAGTTATTGTTAGTTTATAAATTTAAATACTTTTGTAACCTTAAAAACAATTAACTAATAAAAATGAAAAAAATTATTTTATTTCTTACTGCTACAGCATTACTTACTTCTTGTAGCAAAGACAAATACACTATTACCGGTGAAGCCCCAGGATTTGCAAACGGTAAAACTGTAATCATGCAAACTACGCAAGAGAACGGTATGGGATTAATTGCTGTTGATACGGTAAAAATAGAAAATGGTAAATTTGAAATTAAAGGAAAAGCTGTAGAGCCTTCTTTCCATATGTTGCAAATTGAAGGAGCCCAAGGTTCAATCCCATTTATCTTAGAAAATGGTGATATTAAAATCGTTGTAAACAAAGACACAATTCAAAAATCTAAAATTTCAGGTACTTACAATAATGACGAGTATGTGAAATTCAACGAAGAAATTATTAAAATCCAAAAACCTTTGATGGATTTTCAAACAGCTAACATGCAAAAAATGCAAACAGCTCAACAAACTAAAGATACTGCAACAATCAACAGTTTGATGAAAGAGTATACTAAAATCCAATCTGAAATTGGAAATAGTTCAAAAACTAAATATGTTGATTACGCTAATACACATCCAAAAGCTTTAATCAGTGCATTAATTATCCAATCAATGACTAATGATCCATCGGTAGATTCTAAAAAAATCGAAACTATGTACAATGGACTTGATGAATCATTGAAAAACTCTAAACCAGGGAAAGCAATTAAATTGAAAATTGCTCAATTGAAAATCCCTAGTGTTGGTGCTTCTGCTCCTGGAGCTGCTGCCCCAGCAACTAAATGAAGGACAGATTTCTCTGCTCCTAACCCGGAAGGGAAGAAAGTTTCTCTTAAGGAAAGTTTAGGAAAAGTTACTATTGTTGATTTTTGGGCTTCTTGGTGTGGTCCTTGTCGACATGAAAATCCTAATGTTGTAGCAATTTATAATGAATTACATTCTAAAGGGCTTAATATAATTGGTGTTTCTCTAGATGAAGATCCTGTGAAATGGAAAGAAGCTATTGCAAAAGATAAACTAACCTGGACTCAGGTTTCTAATCTAAAAGGTTGGGAAGATCCAATTGCAAAGCAATACAAAGTTGAAGCAATTCCAGCTACTTTTGTTCTTGATCAATCAGGAAATGTGGTTGCACAAGGTTTAAGAGGCGAAGAATTGAAAGCAAAAATCATAGAATTACTAAAGAAATAACCATTTTTAGTCTTTCAGAATAAAAAATCTCCCTTGTGGAGATTTTTTATTTTATTCAATTCCAACGTATTAAAAATAATATTAAAATAAAGTGCAAAAAAAGTTTGTATAACTAAAAAGTGTCTCTATATTTGCACCCGGTTAACGCAATGAGCGCTACTAAACACAAGGCTTGGGAAGATACTCAAGCGGCCAACGAGGACGGACTGTAAATCCGTTGGGTAACCTTCGCAGGTTCGAATCCTGCTCTTCCCACAAAACGCTTCAAGATATTTGAAGCGTTTTTTTTATTCAAAAAATTAAATTAAAATCCCATCTCATTTTTTAAAACAAGATGGGATTTTAATTTTATATAAGTGATGAATTTTAGTCCAATTTAAAACTCACACTTACATTGGCAGTAATTTCGATTTCTCCAACAGCCATAGTTTCTTTTGGAGCTGCATCCATTGATTCAGCTCTCATCGATTTCATAGCAAATACAGGCTGAGGATAGTATGTTTGTGAATTATCGTTAATTGTTATCGCTGAGCCTATTTTTTGCCCTAAAACAGATACATAGTCCTCAGCTTTCGTTTTTGCCTCCTTCATAGCTAATTTTCGTGCTTCTGCTTGATGTTGTGCCAGCTTTGATGATTGGAAAGTAACATTGTCAATTCTGTTGATTCCTTTATCGACTAATTCTTCCATAAGTTCATCATACTTCGATAAATCACGTAAAAGGATTTCTATTGTTTGTGTGGCATTGTAATTATGTTTCTTTTTCTCATAATCATACTGAGGATTCAGGGAAACTCTTTTAGTTTTATAATCAGCTGGAGCCAAATCCATACTTTTAATTAATTTCAAAACAGCTTCCATTTGTTGGTCATTTTGTTTTTTTACATCTTTAGCATTTGTTCCTTTGGTTTCGACTGTTGCCAGAATAAGGACCTGATCGGGAGTTACTTTTACTTTTCCTTCCCCCATAACACTTATTTGAGGAATAGGTTTGGTTTCCTGGCTATATGCCAAAACTGTAAAAAGGCAGATAAAAGACAAAATTGTTTTTTTCATGATATTGATGATTATTGATTAAAATTTAATTTAAAGCTTTCCTGTTTTTGCCATTGCAAAAAGAAAAATGATAGGTATAGCTAATAAAACGGTCATTAAGGTGTGTTCTTGTATTAATTCAGGGTTTCTTACAAGAGTTATCAAATAACCTCCCATAGCGCCTCCAAAATGAGCCGTATGGCCTATGTTATCATTTTTTGCTTTCATCCCATAAATAGAATACAATAAATACAAAATTCCGAATATGTAAGCAGGTATTGGAATGATAAAATATAGACCTAACATCATATCCGGTTGTAATAAAATTGCCGAATACAAAACTCCGGTTACAGCTCCAGAAGCACCTACAGCTCGATAGCTATAGTCGTTTTTATGAAATGACATGGTTAATAAGCTACCAAAAATCAAACTACCAAAATAAACGAGAATAAATGAAAGATTTCCTAAATAACTAAAAACAACTGGAGCAAAGAAATAAAGCGTTAACATATTAAACAACAAGTGTCCCATATCAGCATGCAGAAATCCTGATGAAATCATTCGAATTTGTTCTCCGGCACGGATACTTCCAACATGGAACTCGTATTTCCTAAAAAATGCATAATCATTAAATCCTTTATAACTTATCAATACATTGGCGACAATAATTCCAATAAAAATGGCATTCATATAAATGTAGGTTTTAAAATTTTAACGTAAATCTAATTAATATTATAATTTCTATTAATAAAGAAATCATAAACTATTTATGAATGCAAATTAAAAAACTATATTTGGAGAAATATATAATAATGAAATACATTGTTTACCTAATTGTTTACCCTATTTTATGGTGTATTTCAATCTTACCTTTTCGCTTACTCTATCTTTTTTCAGATTTTGTTTATATCATCGTTTACCAACTTATTGGTTATCGAAAAAAAACGGTCCGCAATAATTTAGCGTTAACCCTGCCTCATTTATCCAATGAAGAACGATTAGTTGTTGAAAAAAAATTCTATCATCATTTGTGTGATATGTTCCTCGAAATGATAAAAACAATGACTATTTCCAAGAAAGAAATATGCAAAAGATATTCTTTTACAAATTTTGAAGTTTATGCCGAATTAGAAAAGCAGGACAAAAGCGTTGCCATCATGTGCGCCCATTATGCCAGTTACGAATGGGTTGTTTCCATGAATTACTTCACTAAATTTCATGGTTATGGAATTTACAAACAAATAAAAAATCCGTATTTTGATAAATTGGTACATTCCATTCGATCTAAATTTAATGCGACTCTAATCACTACCAAAGAAACGATTCCAACAATCATAAACAATAACAAAAATAAAAAGCTATCGGTTTATGGCTTTGCCGGCGATCAATCGCCAAAAGAGAACAGTGCGCACCATTGGACAAAATTTATGGGAATCGAAGTGCCTGTACACACCGGTGCAGAAATGTTGGCAAAAAAATACAACATGAACGTTGTCTTTCTTAAAACAAAAAAAGTAAAACGCGGATATTATGAGGCTACTTTGGAAGTGCTTTCCGAAAATGCAAAGGAAGTACCTAGTTATGAACTAACCGATTTGTTTTTAAAACGTGTGGAAGAACAAATTTATGAATCCCCTGAATATTACCTGTGGACGCATAAGCGATGGAAACACAGAAGGTAGTTTTCTAAGGCAAATATGTTCAAAAAGAATAGCTCATAAATTGTAAACTACTTATAAAAAATATTATTTATTTATATTTGCATAAATTTCTAATAAATGCAATACCTCATATATTTACTTGCATATCCAATAATTTGGACAATTTCGATGCTTCCTTTTAGATTGTTGTATCTGTTTTCAGATTTTGTTTATATCATTGTCTATCGAATCATTGGTTATCGTAAAAGAACGGTTCGTAAAAACCTTGGCTTGGCATTGCCTCATTTATCTAACAAGGAACTTTTAATCATAGAAAAAAAGTTTTATCGTCACATGTGTGATATGTTTCTTGAAATGATAAAAACAATGAATATTTCTAAGGAAGAAATTTGCAAAAGATTTGTCTTTAAAAATATTGAAATTTATAAGGAACTTGAAAAACAAGGGAAAAGTATTGCAGTTATCTGCTCACATTATGCCAGCTATGAGTGGATTATTTCGATGAATTATTATTCGGATTTTGCTGGATATGGAATTTACAAACAAATAAAAAATCCGTATTTTGACAAATTAGTTCATAAAATACGTTCTCGATTCAATGCCAAATTGATCACTACTAGACAAACAGTACCTACAATTATCAATAATGCCAAAAATAATGTGCTGTCGTTGTACGGTTTTGCAAGTGATCAATCGCCAAAAGCAAAAGGAGCAATGCATTGGGCCAAATTTATGGGGATAGACGTTCCTGTTCATGTAGGAGCCGAAATGTTGTCCAAAAGATACAATATGATTTTGCTTTATCTTAATACGAAAAAGGTAAAACGAGGGTATTATGAAGCTACACTGGAAGTTCTTTCTGAAAACCCAAAAGAAGTTCCTGATTTTCAGCTTACAGACCAATATTTAAAACTTTTGGAAAAACAGATTTATGAAGCTCCAGAATTTTATTTGTGGACACATAAAAGATGGAAATACAGAAGATAAGATTTTAAATTTCAGATTGCTGATTTTAGAATTTGGATTGCTTAATAAAAAAACAAAACACCGTTTCAAAAATTCATTTCGAAACGGTGTTTTTATTTTATTAAAAGTTTAGAATTTGATGTCTTAAAAATTAGATTATTTAAAGAGAAAACCAATGATCTACTAATTTATCTTCAATTGCCTGAGCTTCTTTGTGTAAAAACTCATTGGTATCTTTATCATAATCATAATCCAATACCCAGTCTTTATGATTTTCGGCTAAGGATTTGATACTGTTACAAACATATTCAATTTCATCTGTAGTAGTTGTTGGGTGTATTGACATCCTGATCCAACCCGGTTTTTTAATCAAATCTCCCAAAGTAATTTCGTCTATCAGCTTATTTGAAGTTTCTTGGTCTACGTGCAGTAAAAAATGCCCGTAAGTACCAGCGCAACTGCAACCTCCACGAGTCTGTATTCCGAATTTATCGTTTAATAATTTTACACCCAAATTAAAGTGTAGGTCTTCAATAAAAAATGAAATAACGCCTAATCTGTTACGATGTTGTCCGGCAAGAATTTTGATATTTGGAATATTTTCAAGTGAATCAAAAACATATTCTACGATTTCATGTTCTCGTTTCAAGATATTTTCAACTCCCATTTGTTCCTTTAGTTGAATCGCCAAAGCAGTTTTTATAACCTGAAGAAATCCTGGAGTACCACCATCTTCCCTATCTTCGATATTGTCAATGTATTTATGTTCGCCCCACGGATTTGTCCAAGAAACAGTTCCTCCTCCCGGACAATCAGGAACCATATTGTGGTATAATTTTTTATTGAATACTAAAACTCCCGAAGTTCCAGGTCCTCCCAAGAACTTATGAGGTGAAAAGAAAACAGCATCCAAATACGATTCTGCATCTTCGGGATGCATATCGATTTTAACATAGGGCCCTGAACAAGCAAAATCCACAAAACAAACACCATTATGTTGATGCATTAATTTAGCAGCTTGATGATAAGGTGTTTTAATTCCTGTTACATTAGAACACGAAGTTATGGAAGCAATTTTATATGGTCTGTCTTTATATTTTTCCAATAAAAAAGCCAAATTGTCCAAACTAAAAAGCCCTTCTTCACAGGAAGGGATAACTTCAACATCGGCAATGGTTTCTAGCCAAGAAGTTTGATTGGAATGGTGCTCCATGTGCGAAATAAAAACAATTGGTTTTTTTTCGGCAGGAATATTGAAGTATTTTGTTAGATTTTCTGGAACTTTCAAACCTAAAATACGTTGAAATTTATTAACTACTCCTGTCATTCCTGTTCCATCGGTTATTAAAACATCTT belongs to Flavobacterium aquiphilum and includes:
- a CDS encoding lysophospholipid acyltransferase family protein, with amino-acid sequence MQYLIYLLAYPIIWTISMLPFRLLYLFSDFVYIIVYRIIGYRKRTVRKNLGLALPHLSNKELLIIEKKFYRHMCDMFLEMIKTMNISKEEICKRFVFKNIEIYKELEKQGKSIAVICSHYASYEWIISMNYYSDFAGYGIYKQIKNPYFDKLVHKIRSRFNAKLITTRQTVPTIINNAKNNVLSLYGFASDQSPKAKGAMHWAKFMGIDVPVHVGAEMLSKRYNMILLYLNTKKVKRGYYEATLEVLSENPKEVPDFQLTDQYLKLLEKQIYEAPEFYLWTHKRWKYRR
- a CDS encoding aminotransferase class V-fold PLP-dependent enzyme — protein: MASTKVTTQLELYFQQFRENIIGIEQGFESPFGFQKIIYTDWTASGRLYRPIEEKLMNEFGPFVANTHTETTVSGTAMTKSYHHARNIIKKHVNASPEDVLITDGTGMTGVVNKFQRILGLKVPENLTKYFNIPAEKKPIVFISHMEHHSNQTSWLETIADVEVIPSCEEGLFSLDNLAFLLEKYKDRPYKIASITSCSNVTGIKTPYHQAAKLMHQHNGVCFVDFACSGPYVKIDMHPEDAESYLDAVFFSPHKFLGGPGTSGVLVFNKKLYHNMVPDCPGGGTVSWTNPWGEHKYIDNIEDREDGGTPGFLQVIKTALAIQLKEQMGVENILKREHEIVEYVFDSLENIPNIKILAGQHRNRLGVISFFIEDLHFNLGVKLLNDKFGIQTRGGCSCAGTYGHFLLHVDQETSNKLIDEITLGDLIKKPGWIRMSIHPTTTTDEIEYVCNSIKSLAENHKDWVLDYDYDKDTNEFLHKEAQAIEDKLVDHWFSL
- a CDS encoding lysophospholipid acyltransferase family protein, with the protein product MKYIVYLIVYPILWCISILPFRLLYLFSDFVYIIVYQLIGYRKKTVRNNLALTLPHLSNEERLVVEKKFYHHLCDMFLEMIKTMTISKKEICKRYSFTNFEVYAELEKQDKSVAIMCAHYASYEWVVSMNYFTKFHGYGIYKQIKNPYFDKLVHSIRSKFNATLITTKETIPTIINNNKNKKLSVYGFAGDQSPKENSAHHWTKFMGIEVPVHTGAEMLAKKYNMNVVFLKTKKVKRGYYEATLEVLSENAKEVPSYELTDLFLKRVEEQIYESPEYYLWTHKRWKHRR